In the genome of Dermacentor andersoni chromosome 3, qqDerAnde1_hic_scaffold, whole genome shotgun sequence, one region contains:
- the LOC126517392 gene encoding uncharacterized protein: MACYCEYVLTASGILKLFQMVVGAGIVFLLSEGRLDANCYLSMRLDAFILFIASIVFFFNALLILICVLVGALEIPGSTVYRMNYFLATFIHVPTSIAYLCIETRTGVYVQGSIAGALGILNSLMFLANAVMAYHPRVV; the protein is encoded by the exons ATGGCTTGCTACTGCGAGTACGTACTGACGGCCAGCGGGATCCTGAAGCTGTTCCAGATGGTCGTTGGCGCCGGCATCGTGTTCCTGCTGAGCGAAGGCCGCCTGGACGCCAACTGCTACCTGTCCATGCGCCTGGACGCATTCATCCTCTTCATCGCGTCCATCGTCTTCTTCTTCAACGCGCTACTCATACTCATCTGCGTGCTGGTCG GCGCCCTGGAGATTCCAGGTTCGACGGTGTACCGGATGAACTACTTCCTGGCCACCTTCATCCACGTGCCGACCAGCATCGCCTACCTGTGCATCGAGACGCGCACGGGCGTCTACGTCCAGGGCTCCATCGCTGGCGCGCTGGGCATCCTCAACAGCCTCATGTTCCTCGCGAACGCCGTCATGGCGTACCACCCGCGCGTCGTCTGA